The Micromonospora sp. NBC_01740 genome includes a window with the following:
- a CDS encoding phosphotransferase enzyme family protein, whose translation MIDKPGVDERLLAAEVAAAWAVTIVDIVFMPVGLDGHAWAYRVDASDGERYFLKLRRGTFTRAAVLLPGFLKAQGVGQVVAPIDLPDGGACHGFGEYQLLLYPFHDGGSLWRRGLTDRQWSEYGEFLGRLHAVTPSADLAAVLPVETYRSDAGERLRALGGQAATSEVLGAFWARYGAALHRLAETVDELASRVTHARHVICHADIHPGNLIADDDGPLHVVDWDAPILAPRERDLMFIHSQDFGDHPIDAHRAELFRRGYGPLEPDQTLLSYYRSERHLDDVAAFLRSVLNPEASPESRANDQYWLTRIAETVADPNP comes from the coding sequence ATGATCGACAAGCCTGGCGTCGACGAACGGCTCCTGGCGGCTGAGGTGGCCGCCGCCTGGGCCGTCACCATCGTCGACATCGTGTTCATGCCGGTCGGGCTCGACGGGCACGCATGGGCGTACCGGGTGGACGCGTCCGACGGGGAGCGATACTTCCTGAAGCTGCGCCGCGGCACGTTCACCCGGGCGGCCGTCCTGCTGCCCGGGTTCCTCAAGGCGCAGGGCGTCGGGCAGGTCGTGGCACCCATCGACCTGCCGGACGGCGGAGCCTGTCACGGCTTCGGGGAGTACCAGCTGCTGCTCTACCCGTTCCACGACGGCGGCAGCCTGTGGCGGCGCGGCCTCACCGACCGCCAGTGGAGCGAGTACGGCGAGTTCCTGGGTCGCCTGCACGCCGTCACGCCGAGCGCAGACCTCGCCGCCGTCCTGCCGGTCGAGACCTACCGATCGGACGCTGGCGAGCGGCTGCGGGCCCTCGGCGGACAGGCTGCGACGAGCGAGGTCCTCGGCGCGTTCTGGGCCCGGTACGGCGCCGCGCTGCACCGGTTGGCGGAGACGGTCGACGAGCTGGCCTCCCGCGTGACGCACGCTCGACACGTCATCTGCCACGCCGACATCCATCCCGGCAACCTGATCGCTGACGACGACGGTCCCCTGCACGTCGTGGACTGGGACGCGCCGATCCTCGCGCCACGCGAGCGGGACCTGATGTTCATCCACAGCCAGGACTTCGGCGACCACCCGATCGACGCGCACCGCGCCGAACTCTTCCGCCGAGGCTACGGGCCGCTGGAACCGGACCAGACCTTGCTGAGCTACTACCGCAGCGAGCGGCACCTCGACGACGTCGCTGCATTTCTGCGTAGCGTCCTCAACCCCGAGGCCAGTCCGGAATCTCGCGCCAACGACCAGTACTGGCTCACCCGCATCGCCGAGACCGTCGCCGACCCGAACCCCTGA